One Drosophila kikkawai strain 14028-0561.14 chromosome 3L, DkikHiC1v2, whole genome shotgun sequence genomic window carries:
- the knrl gene encoding knirps-related protein: MMNQDNPYAMNQTCKVCGEPAAGFHFGAFTCEGCKSFFGRSYNNLSSISDCKNNGECIINKKNRTACKACRLKKCLMVGMSKSGSRYGRRSNWFKIHCLLQEQQQQAVAAMAAHHNSQQAGGGGAPGGSGGAGGMPNGVKAMSGVPPPAAAAAALGMLGHPGGYPGLYAAATAGGGGVRSKEELMMLGLESAGDYGALKHPVVASPSVSSPDSHNSDSSVEVSAVRGNPLLHLGGKSSAGGAGGGGGDGSQASGGGAVPGRPPQLRKDLSPFLPLPFPGLGSMPVMPPPAFLPPSHLLFPGYHPALYSHHQGLLKPTPEQQQAAVAAAAVQHLFNSSGAGQRFAPGTSPFGNHQQHQPPPQQHLKEEEQPAPTRSPSGHANNNHLLTNGGAADELTKRFYLDAVLKSQRHSPPATTKLPPHSKQDYSISALVTPNSESGRERVKSRQSNGQNDEDEEDDEVRTEQIRDGAEEDEEEEDLVVSMTPPHSPAHHQEPETPAQVGIHPSPGQDDPIDLSMKTTGSSLSSKSSSPDMDPEPENFSEGEKIEAEDEAYEENDKEEDEEEEDLKITTEEDQPEEHEKEPEEEQEQEDSEKTVKQAPLLNNNNSISNNNNNNSILSDSEASETIKRKLDELIEASSENGKRLRLESPATTVKVATSNALDLTTKV, from the coding sequence TCCTTCTTCGGTCGGTCGTACAACAACCTCTCGTCGATCTCGGACTGCAAGAACAACGGCGAGTGCATCATCAACAAGAAGAACCGCACCGCCTGCAAGGCCTGTCGCCTGAAGAAGTGCCTCATGGTGGGCATGTCCAAGAGCGGCTCCCGCTACGGCCGTCGCTCCAACTGGTTCAAGATCCACTGTCTGCTccaggaacagcagcagcaggcggtgGCCGCCATGGCGGCGCACCACAACAGCCAGCAGGCTGGCGGTGGAGGAGCACCCGGTGGCTCGGGTGGAGCCGGCGGCATGCCCAACGGGGTGAAGGCCATGTCGGGTGTCCCACCaccggcggcagcggcagctgcacTTGGCatgctgggtcatcccggtgGCTATCCGGGTCTATATGCCGCAGCCACCGCCGGCGGGGGAGGAGTACGGAGCAAGGAGGAACTCATGATGCTGGGTCTGGAGAGTGCGGGAGATTACGGCGCCCTTAAGcatccggtggtggcgtcgcCCTCAGTGAGTTCCCCCGACTCCCACAACTCGGACAGCTCCGTGGAGGTGAGTGCAGTGCGGGGCAATCCGCTGCTCCACTTGGGCGGCAAGTCCTCGGCCGGCGGAGCTGGTGGCGGTGGAGGCGATGGAAGTCAGGCaagcggaggaggagcagtGCCAGGAAGGCCGCCACAATTGCGCAAGGACCTGTCGCCGTTCCTGCCCCTGCCCTTTCCGGGACTCGGCTCCATGCCGGTGATGCCGCCACCCGCCTTTCTGCCGCCCTCTCACCTGCTCTTTCCCGGCTACCATCCCGCCCTGTACTCGCATCACCAGGGTCTGCTCAAGCCCAcgccggagcagcagcaggcggccgtggcagcggcggcggtgcaGCATCTCTTCAACTCCAGCGGTGCGGGTCAGCGCTTTGCGCCGGGAACTTCACCCTTTGGCAACCACCAGCAGCATCAGccaccgccgcagcagcaccttaaggaggaggagcagccggCACCGACGAGGAGTCCCAGTGGCCATGCGAACAACAACCACCTGCTGACCAATGGCGGGGCAGCCGATGAGCTGACCAAGCGCTTCTATCTGGACGCAGTGCTCAAGTCCCAGCGGCACAGTCCGCCGGCGACCACAAAACTACCGCCACACTCAAAGCAGGATTACTCCATCTCTGCCCTGGTCACACCCAACTCGGAGAGTGGCCGCGAGCGGGTCAAGAGCCGGCAGAGCAATGGCCAgaacgacgaggacgaggaggacgacgaAGTGCGTACGGAGCAAATCAGAGACGGTGCTGAAGAGGACGAAGAGGAGGAAGATCTAGTGGTCTCCATGACGCCGCCACACTCACCAGCACACCATCAGGAGCCGGAAACACCCGCTCAAGTGGGCATACACCCCAGTCCAGGCCAAGATGATCCCATCGATCTGAGCATGAAAACCACGGGCAGCTCGCTGAGCAGCAAAAGCAGTAGCCCTGACATGGATCCAGAGCCAGAGAACTTCAGTGAAGGTGAGAAGATCGAAGCGGAAGATGAGGCGTATGAGGAGAATGATAAGGAGGAAgatgaggaagaggaggatCTGAAGATCACAACTGAGGAGGATCAGCCAGAGGAGCACGAAAAGGAGccagaggaggagcaggagcaggaggattCTGAAAAGACAGTGAAGCAGGCGCCTCTCctcaacaataacaacagtatcagtaataacaacaataacaacagcatcCTGAGCGATAGCGAGGCCAGTGAAACCATCAAAAGGAAACTGGACGAACTCATCGAGGCCTCCAGTGAAAATGGGAAGCGTCTGCGACTAGAATCTCCAGCCACCACCGTCAAGGTGGCCACCTCCAATGCCTTGGATCTGACCACTAAAGTCTAA